The following are encoded together in the Salmonella enterica subsp. enterica serovar Choleraesuis genome:
- a CDS encoding amino acid permease, protein MGHSSAQTTTTAVDDDAEQLRALGYSSNFNRTMSLWENFSLGFTYLSPVVGVYTLFGLCLAAGGPPMFWSYLLIGCGQLLVCLVFGEIVSQYPISGGVYPWARRLVGKRWAWMVGWVYAWALCATIAGVAVGAGPYLSAMLGFEASSNASIYIALALILLSTCLNLVGTKLLARVAMFGFLCELIGAILVGGYLLMFERHQPLSVLFNTFDLNINGSYLPAFLAASLAGLFQYYGFEACGDVAEETPNPGKRIPKAMRMTIYIGGAAAMFACLALILAVPDIQKVLAGEDTDPVATILANAFGPVGSKLVMAVVMISFISCVLSLQAAASRLLFAYARDEMIVGSNLLKRLSTNHVPSFALVVSGVIPAAIVCLGLFMADAVATIVGFAAIGIYVAFQLIVIAALIARSRGWRPSGQFTLRGWGFLVNIGALIYGLGAIINMVWPRSPDAAWYINYSMILTTVVVMGAGFIYMLLAKPYDKGTAPYADAWKQKPKAQHGTSTAQSNAPEIAGAAE, encoded by the coding sequence ATGGGTCATTCATCTGCACAAACTACCACGACGGCTGTCGATGACGATGCCGAACAGTTACGTGCTCTTGGTTACAGCTCTAACTTCAACCGTACTATGAGCCTGTGGGAGAACTTCTCTCTGGGCTTTACTTATCTGTCGCCGGTGGTGGGGGTCTACACGCTGTTTGGTCTGTGTCTGGCAGCAGGCGGCCCGCCGATGTTCTGGTCTTATCTGTTAATCGGCTGTGGTCAGCTCCTCGTTTGTTTAGTCTTTGGCGAGATAGTTTCCCAGTATCCTATTTCCGGTGGCGTCTACCCCTGGGCGCGCCGTCTGGTAGGCAAGCGCTGGGCATGGATGGTGGGCTGGGTTTATGCCTGGGCGCTGTGCGCTACTATCGCCGGTGTGGCGGTGGGTGCCGGCCCCTATCTTTCTGCCATGCTGGGTTTTGAAGCCAGTTCTAATGCCAGTATCTACATTGCTCTGGCGTTAATTCTGCTCTCTACCTGTCTGAATCTGGTGGGAACCAAACTCCTGGCTCGGGTGGCGATGTTTGGCTTCTTGTGTGAGTTGATTGGTGCCATCCTAGTGGGCGGCTACCTGCTCATGTTTGAACGCCATCAGCCGTTAAGCGTACTGTTCAATACCTTTGATTTGAATATCAATGGCTCTTATCTCCCGGCATTCCTTGCCGCTTCTCTGGCCGGTCTGTTCCAGTATTACGGCTTCGAAGCGTGTGGCGATGTGGCGGAAGAAACGCCGAATCCAGGCAAACGCATCCCTAAAGCTATGCGTATGACCATTTATATTGGCGGAGCGGCGGCAATGTTTGCCTGTCTGGCGCTCATTCTGGCGGTACCGGATATTCAGAAGGTATTGGCCGGCGAGGATACCGATCCGGTGGCGACCATTCTGGCTAATGCCTTTGGTCCGGTAGGTTCTAAGCTGGTGATGGCAGTGGTCATGATTTCATTTATCTCCTGCGTACTTAGCCTGCAGGCGGCTGCCAGCCGATTGCTGTTTGCCTATGCGCGCGATGAGATGATTGTCGGTAGCAATCTGCTTAAGCGTTTGTCAACAAACCACGTCCCCTCCTTCGCACTGGTGGTGAGCGGCGTGATTCCGGCAGCTATCGTGTGCCTGGGTCTGTTTATGGCCGATGCTGTTGCTACCATCGTCGGATTTGCCGCTATCGGCATTTACGTCGCTTTCCAGCTTATTGTTATTGCCGCCCTGATCGCCCGCTCTCGCGGCTGGCGTCCGAGCGGGCAGTTTACGCTACGCGGCTGGGGGTTCCTGGTGAATATCGGCGCACTGATTTACGGACTAGGCGCGATTATCAACATGGTGTGGCCGCGCAGTCCGGATGCTGCCTGGTACATTAACTACTCGATGATCCTGACAACAGTGGTTGTTATGGGGGCGGGCTTTATTTATATGCTGCTGGCTAAGCCTTATGACAAAGGCACGGCCCCTTACGCTGATGCATGGAAGCAAAAGCCAAAGGCACAGCACGGCACCTCAACGGCGCAAAGTAACGCACCGGAAATCGCTGGAGCCGCTGAGTAA
- the yeaX gene encoding ferredoxin--NADP(+) reductase: MSQSTGTLQVRVDRIDRVTPEIKRFTLVSTSGEHLPPFSGGSNLVVLIPDAEGTRRNAYSLMSSPYDTSSYQIAVRKVPEGRGGSVRMHDAIQEGDELEVLRPVNLFPLSKHARLHLFIAGGVGITPVCSQLAELRLRGTPFEVHLAVRGVEHARLGEELVHEYGPAVHLYRGDRGERLNISEVLADRPLGSDVYVCGPEGMIQDTVDAAHAHGWTDSHIHYERFLEQGSAGEAFSVTLARSGATINVSPDQSLLEAAEAAGHEIPYLCRGGACGMCETRVLELDGEISHTDDWLSDEDKAANKKIMPCVSRAKCARLVIDC, translated from the coding sequence ATGAGTCAAAGTACCGGAACTCTCCAGGTAAGAGTGGACCGCATTGACCGGGTCACCCCGGAGATTAAGCGTTTTACCCTGGTCTCCACCAGCGGCGAACATTTACCCCCTTTTTCCGGCGGTAGCAACCTGGTGGTGCTGATTCCGGATGCTGAAGGCACCCGCCGTAACGCTTACTCACTGATGAGCTCACCTTACGACACCAGCAGCTACCAGATTGCGGTACGCAAAGTGCCCGAAGGTCGCGGCGGTTCGGTGCGCATGCACGATGCAATTCAGGAAGGCGACGAGCTGGAAGTTTTGCGGCCGGTCAACTTGTTCCCGTTGAGCAAACACGCCCGCCTGCATCTGTTTATCGCCGGGGGCGTCGGCATTACGCCGGTATGCTCTCAGCTGGCCGAACTAAGACTGCGCGGTACGCCTTTTGAGGTTCACCTTGCCGTGCGCGGCGTCGAGCATGCGCGGCTTGGCGAGGAGTTGGTTCACGAATACGGTCCGGCTGTACATCTTTATCGCGGCGATCGCGGTGAACGGCTCAATATCTCTGAAGTTCTGGCCGACCGTCCATTGGGCAGCGATGTCTATGTGTGCGGCCCGGAGGGGATGATTCAGGATACCGTCGATGCTGCTCACGCCCACGGCTGGACGGATAGCCACATCCATTATGAACGTTTCCTCGAGCAAGGCAGCGCCGGTGAGGCCTTCAGCGTTACCCTGGCGCGTAGCGGCGCCACTATCAACGTATCCCCAGATCAAAGCCTGCTGGAAGCCGCCGAAGCAGCGGGACATGAAATTCCGTATCTGTGCCGTGGGGGGGCATGCGGTATGTGCGAAACCCGCGTCCTCGAACTCGATGGTGAAATATCGCATACCGACGACTGGCTGTCCGATGAGGACAAAGCCGCTAATAAAAAAATTATGCCTTGCGTATCCCGAGCTAAATGCGCGCGGCTGGTTATTGATTGCTAA
- a CDS encoding toxin RelE, with protein MWAIKTTDRFENWFLVLSDADRARVLAVLLVLRQRGPGLPRPWADSIKGSCHSNMKELRVQSKGQALRVFFAFDPERNGVLLCAGSKAGNEKRFYDQMIPIADREFTNYLNQL; from the coding sequence GTGTGGGCAATTAAGACAACAGATAGGTTTGAGAACTGGTTCCTGGTACTCAGCGATGCTGACAGGGCCAGGGTGCTGGCCGTGTTGCTTGTTTTGCGCCAGAGGGGGCCTGGGTTACCCAGGCCGTGGGCCGATAGCATCAAGGGGTCTTGCCACAGCAATATGAAAGAGCTGCGGGTTCAGAGCAAGGGTCAGGCTCTGCGGGTGTTTTTTGCCTTTGATCCTGAGCGAAACGGCGTTTTGCTATGTGCAGGTAGCAAAGCAGGCAATGAAAAACGGTTTTATGACCAGATGATCCCGATTGCCGATCGTGAATTTACTAATTATCTGAATCAATTATAA
- a CDS encoding transcriptional regulator, with the protein MGRTLEQLIADEKPEVLAEARVMAEDILLNIHLAELREKVQKTQVEMAEALGIRQPTVAGMEKPGRDLKLSTLKRYVEAAGGKLRLDVELPDGSHYGFAL; encoded by the coding sequence ATGGGCAGAACGCTCGAGCAGCTAATTGCGGATGAAAAACCGGAGGTTCTGGCCGAAGCCCGGGTAATGGCTGAGGATATCCTGCTTAATATCCATCTGGCCGAACTGCGTGAGAAAGTACAGAAGACCCAGGTGGAGATGGCCGAGGCCCTGGGAATTCGTCAGCCTACCGTAGCCGGAATGGAAAAGCCGGGGCGTGACCTCAAGCTCTCTACGCTAAAACGCTACGTTGAAGCTGCGGGCGGTAAGCTGCGTCTTGACGTTGAGCTGCCAGACGGCTCTCACTATGGGTTTGCGCTGTAA
- a CDS encoding LysR family transcriptional regulator: MNFRRLKYFVKIVDIGSLTQAAEVLHIAQPALSQQVATLEGELCQQLLIRTKRGVTPTEAGKMLYSHARSILRQCEQAHLAVNNIGQVLSGLVALGFAPGAASAALTMPLLQAVRTELPEVQVHIYEASGSELNTRLAAGQLDMAVIYDRTSMAGVISQPLLKEDLFLVGTRNCPGQSVDLATVAQGNLLLPRDYSAVRKRIDEAFALRRLTANITGEIESVATLHAAIASGMGNTVLPESAARALVNATNGWMARINSPGLSLPVALNMSARRPLTPESQAVKELLMSLIARPVHTNRELMLVS; encoded by the coding sequence ATGAACTTTAGACGGCTTAAGTATTTCGTAAAAATTGTGGACATCGGCAGCCTCACCCAGGCCGCAGAGGTGCTGCATATCGCCCAGCCAGCCCTGAGTCAGCAGGTTGCCACTTTGGAAGGGGAGCTGTGCCAGCAATTACTCATTCGTACCAAACGGGGGGTAACGCCAACTGAAGCCGGCAAAATGCTTTACTCTCACGCCCGTTCGATTCTGCGTCAGTGCGAGCAGGCACATCTGGCAGTCAATAATATTGGTCAGGTATTAAGCGGCCTGGTAGCACTGGGTTTTGCGCCCGGAGCCGCGAGCGCAGCTCTGACAATGCCACTGTTACAGGCCGTTCGTACCGAGCTTCCAGAGGTTCAGGTACATATTTACGAGGCCAGCGGCAGTGAGCTTAATACTCGTCTGGCTGCGGGTCAGCTGGATATGGCGGTGATTTATGACCGAACCTCAATGGCCGGAGTCATCAGCCAGCCTTTATTAAAAGAAGATCTGTTCCTGGTCGGCACTCGTAACTGCCCGGGGCAGAGTGTGGATCTGGCGACCGTCGCGCAGGGTAACCTGTTATTGCCGCGTGACTATAGCGCGGTGCGTAAACGTATTGATGAGGCTTTTGCTTTGCGGCGATTAACGGCGAATATTACCGGTGAGATTGAATCGGTGGCAACGCTGCATGCGGCAATCGCCAGCGGCATGGGTAACACCGTATTACCAGAATCGGCTGCCCGAGCGCTGGTCAACGCCACAAATGGCTGGATGGCACGGATTAATTCGCCAGGGCTGAGCCTGCCGGTGGCGCTTAATATGTCGGCACGCCGTCCGCTAACCCCTGAATCTCAGGCGGTGAAGGAGTTGTTAATGTCACTTATTGCACGTCCGGTGCACACTAATCGCGAGTTAATGTTAGTGAGCTGA
- a CDS encoding MFS transporter yields MTQQKLILTALSGLALVGVTFGMARYGYGLYLPRFVQTYGLNKTAQGLIGSGSYAGYLVATLFASWGAGRFGPKILLMLSAIAAALGTALVAEAHSALMLAVGVIIAGASPGIIFPALSEWVSMVADEKQKNSLFTIMNSGTGAGIVVSAGLVAFTSVSVSHAWWLFSVCAVVFGILAAWLAPGGKAINAHQAEVFQFKDLLLAKAWSLYGVAVIAGFVTAIYWTFSVDTISHSLSGKLGDTDPALIFWIATGFFGFVGALAGDAINNRGLGNVLALTMFAIAIALALLGMVPDNLPLVLVSGVIFGAAFIFITGLLGVWSMAIFPNRPSAAFGVTFLLFTAGAAAGPALSGLLAAGHGQALVFNLAACIALAPCLAWSSANRAVA; encoded by the coding sequence ATGACACAGCAAAAACTGATACTCACCGCACTCTCTGGTTTAGCACTGGTCGGCGTTACCTTCGGCATGGCCCGTTATGGCTATGGGTTGTACCTCCCCAGGTTTGTGCAGACCTACGGGTTGAATAAAACGGCTCAGGGACTTATTGGCAGCGGTTCTTACGCAGGTTATCTGGTGGCGACGCTATTTGCATCCTGGGGCGCGGGCCGCTTTGGCCCAAAGATTTTACTGATGCTCAGTGCCATAGCCGCAGCGCTCGGCACCGCGCTGGTTGCCGAGGCGCATTCGGCTTTAATGCTGGCCGTCGGGGTGATTATTGCCGGAGCAAGCCCAGGCATTATTTTCCCGGCGCTGTCGGAGTGGGTCTCGATGGTTGCCGATGAAAAGCAGAAAAATAGCCTGTTCACCATTATGAACTCAGGAACCGGTGCGGGCATTGTAGTCTCAGCCGGGCTGGTAGCCTTCACATCCGTTTCAGTTTCCCATGCCTGGTGGTTGTTTTCCGTCTGTGCCGTCGTTTTTGGCATTCTGGCCGCATGGCTTGCCCCCGGCGGAAAGGCTATCAATGCTCATCAGGCCGAGGTTTTTCAGTTCAAAGACCTGCTGCTGGCTAAAGCATGGTCGCTATATGGTGTGGCTGTTATTGCCGGATTCGTCACCGCCATTTATTGGACATTCTCGGTCGATACCATCAGCCACTCACTCTCAGGAAAACTGGGAGATACCGATCCTGCGCTGATTTTCTGGATAGCCACCGGTTTTTTTGGTTTTGTCGGCGCACTGGCGGGCGATGCCATAAATAACCGCGGATTGGGCAATGTGCTGGCGTTGACCATGTTTGCCATTGCCATAGCGCTGGCTTTGTTAGGGATGGTTCCTGATAACCTGCCGCTGGTGTTGGTTTCGGGGGTAATTTTTGGTGCAGCGTTTATTTTTATTACCGGTCTGCTAGGGGTCTGGAGCATGGCTATCTTCCCTAACCGCCCATCCGCAGCTTTTGGCGTGACATTTCTGCTATTTACCGCTGGGGCAGCCGCCGGCCCTGCGCTTAGCGGCCTGCTCGCCGCAGGTCATGGTCAGGCGCTGGTATTTAACCTGGCAGCATGTATTGCCCTGGCCCCCTGCCTGGCCTGGAGCAGCGCCAACAGAGCCGTGGCATAA
- a CDS encoding TetR family transcriptional regulator, which produces MLIARKAAELFYQHGVAEISVEDILACSGASRGTFYKYFADKQDVVGAALEYRDEEFRDFISRMTPVADSAEHYLNALFAALLTWQREQGAHGCLFQSAFSQYQQSSERIKAAAIAHKKAFTLDLEQKLTASGVTQPNQAAVRVNLLIEGALALGHFGEPETCLHQARDAAVALVTRSRGNKA; this is translated from the coding sequence ATGTTAATTGCTCGCAAGGCGGCGGAACTGTTTTATCAACACGGGGTGGCGGAGATTTCCGTTGAGGATATATTGGCTTGCAGCGGAGCTTCACGCGGAACATTTTATAAATATTTTGCCGATAAGCAGGATGTGGTTGGAGCCGCGCTGGAATATCGCGATGAGGAGTTTCGTGATTTTATCTCCCGCATGACCCCTGTGGCAGACTCGGCAGAGCATTATCTAAACGCTTTATTTGCGGCGCTCCTTACCTGGCAAAGGGAGCAGGGGGCGCATGGTTGCCTTTTCCAAAGCGCCTTTAGCCAGTATCAGCAGAGTTCTGAGCGCATTAAAGCCGCCGCAATTGCACACAAGAAGGCATTTACTCTCGACCTGGAGCAAAAGCTTACGGCATCAGGAGTTACCCAGCCAAATCAGGCGGCAGTCCGGGTGAATTTGCTTATTGAGGGTGCCCTGGCTCTGGGGCATTTTGGCGAGCCGGAAACATGCCTTCATCAGGCTCGCGATGCGGCAGTAGCATTAGTCACCAGGTCCAGGGGGAATAAAGCCTGA
- the mtfA gene encoding protein MtfA, which produces MIKWPWKISESQPEFELPWQEALNVPILASLSQEEQRRLVEIASTFLTTHNLILLQSLTLQPVDRARIALLFSLPVLNLGPEWLDSFSEVLIYPDPFMVDDEWEDEMGLVHRQQVVQSGQSWQQGPVVLNWLDIQDSFDTSGFNLIVHEVAHKLDMRGGDRASGIPAMSLREVAGWQHALNAAMEEIQEEIDTVGENAATIDAYAATDPAECFAVLSEYFFSAPMLFAPRFPELWQLFCRFYRQDPILRLEDNSDAVH; this is translated from the coding sequence ACTGCCCTGGCAGGAGGCATTGAATGTCCCTATTCTTGCCTCTCTGTCCCAAGAAGAACAACGCCGTCTGGTGGAGATTGCCTCCACATTTTTGACGACTCATAACCTGATACTTCTGCAATCCCTCACTTTGCAGCCCGTCGATCGGGCGCGTATCGCCCTGCTATTTAGCCTTCCGGTACTTAATCTTGGCCCTGAATGGCTGGATAGTTTTAGCGAAGTACTTATCTATCCAGACCCTTTTATGGTGGATGATGAATGGGAAGACGAGATGGGGCTGGTTCATCGCCAGCAGGTGGTGCAATCTGGCCAGAGCTGGCAGCAAGGCCCAGTTGTACTCAACTGGCTGGATATTCAGGACTCATTCGATACCAGCGGTTTTAATTTGATAGTGCATGAGGTTGCCCACAAATTGGATATGCGGGGCGGCGACCGGGCCAGCGGCATCCCCGCTATGTCACTGCGTGAAGTGGCTGGCTGGCAGCATGCGCTAAACGCTGCGATGGAAGAGATTCAGGAAGAGATAGACACCGTGGGTGAGAATGCCGCGACTATCGATGCCTATGCGGCAACCGATCCGGCGGAGTGTTTTGCAGTGCTGTCGGAGTATTTTTTCAGCGCGCCAATGCTGTTTGCTCCACGCTTTCCCGAGCTTTGGCAGCTATTTTGTCGCTTTTATCGCCAGGATCCTATACTACGCTTGGAGGATAATTCCGACGCAGTACATTGA